In the Rhinatrema bivittatum chromosome 6, aRhiBiv1.1, whole genome shotgun sequence genome, one interval contains:
- the VGLL1 gene encoding transcription cofactor vestigial-like protein 1 — protein MEEARNSLLNTSKSKEQPVKTEWGSRCVVFTYFQGDINSVVDEHFSRALRNAKNPHDLSTKSKDEGIILKNASHMSPNQMNFSSRWAKHNPADPTMNMVTSCLNLPAASPAGHYPATVLQAHPSQPVDVWHFSSLGTPSTSTSVYHPHPLPEVHLAQAACSEGKYGSLLNLLHQERFPTANQEPMMRFGSDHMTAPVSPQNMSHSVNPEEDVHSLDQRKDVFQSQDRRKDLFFY, from the exons ATGGAGGAAGCAAGGAACAGCCTGTTGAATACAAGCAAAAGCAAAGAGCAGCCAGTGAAAACCGAATGGGGGTCTCGATGTGTTGTTTTCACTTACTTTCAAGGGGACATCAATAGTGTGGTTGATGAGCACTTTTCTAGAGCTTTACGTAATGCGAAGAACCCTCATGATCTGAGCACAAAAAGCAAGGATGAAGGCATTATCCTGAAGAATG CAAGTCATATGTCTCCAAACCAAATGAATTTTTCTTCTCGCTGGGCCAAACATAATCCAGCAGATCCCACTATGAACATGGTGACCTCTTGCCTGAATCTGCCCGCAGCTTCTCCTGCTGGCCACTATCCAGCCACGGTTCTGCAGGCTCATCCTTCTCAGCCTGTGGATGTATGGCACTTTTCTTCACTCGGGACTCCCAGTACTTCCACTTCAGTGTATCATCCTCATCCCTTACCTGAGGTGCACCTGGCTCAGGCAGCATGCTCCGAGGGGAAATATGGCTCTCTTCTTAACCTTCTGCATCAGGAGAGGTTTCCCACCGCAAACCAGGAGCCCATGATGCGGTTTGGTTCTGACCACATGACGGCACCAGTCAGCCCACAAAATATGAGCCACAGTGTAAATCCAGAAGAAG atgtacATTCTCTGGACCAAAGGAAGGATGTGTTTCAATCACAGGATAGAAGAAAAGatttgttcttttattaa